A genomic region of Bombus fervidus isolate BK054 chromosome 17, iyBomFerv1, whole genome shotgun sequence contains the following coding sequences:
- the LOC139996019 gene encoding uncharacterized protein isoform X6, whose protein sequence is MNDIESISMKGSGGSKMPHSHSTPAGVDGGSRTPPTTPRKAGKMLAVRVQMLDDTITMFQVQAKALGRVLFDQVCKQLHLLEADYFGLEYQEPNGTKYWLDLEKPVCRQVGLSLIDPILRFCVKFYTPDPAQLEEEFTRYLFCLQIKRDLAQGLLQCNDNTAALMASYIVQAECGDYVIEDYPDHTYLSTYKFVPHQDQELERRIMENHKKHAGQSPAEADLNLLETARRCELYGMKMHPAKDHEGVPLNLAVAHMGIVVFQNFTKINTFSWAKIRKISFKRKRFLIKLHPEGYGYYKDTVEFFFEGRNECKNFWKKCVENHGFFRCSVVKRVVRQKTRVLSRGSSFRYSGKTQKQIVEFVRDNYVKRQTFQRSNSFRQTSGGRALQGLEGGGYRGATPSSSLMGSSSISAHPLLPLGDPALETPALSLSCGSMTLDSPTTVTSVSMGGTIHRREDTATSFRTLTSIDVHSPATPSQVPVPRQMLAASQQRISSAGRISPSNSSPPEFPPPRPMPRHPWQRSASCRELYASSFEDSGKARSKDDKPSDDPILEPFRLPSQGELDNPVTRYDESNRSYSAASSKLPSLDHDSVPERVYSSSYPGTSSLSTESGHEESGPAGDLSHDDLSHDSYELLEREHEFEYPESYSSPRDDDDENEPMSDRSDEGIEHEMFQMDSETDSFVKHRSIKSTDRQQFKSVLADLKNARTKSIDRYSTVTAKSDSDYITVESRIQRSSTQIERKFETRHANSIEQQQQQQQQQSKHSLPHQDSGRKDPVVLQVQKQKMSVLNELKNLKPKYKITHVDSEILRDEGIMRPKSRIDDDLSPVDSTNRTIIDQRARTVRARSIASLEDHISRAYVETGSLGRGYKGAGTGSVSSGGGGGGDSGGRDRKSSRESETKLEKTLVKLQDKERRSVDREERKRVERDYSREYSSKKTERSELRERRSVERLDSRDRKSDMHGRRSVDRIDARELRRSIERLDVRERSYERLDSKEKSFRHGDPYVLRGKSVDRLDCQELRGSTEYLNRSPKEKTGHRYSESRERRERSVERLDSKEKRRSPGSRSNTVDYNQRHTLERFDSGNKSPLERLSAGREHRGKSVERLDSQEKPTFDFDPVTIERLKSLERCNNVSKDKGYDRKAERKSFEKLDSRERRHPDRLDSRGGRSLERIEQIYDWRRNSIERIEYKESRKGKGRTERGKSEEKPRERDDWRSLEKARKDEEKRERERQARLSIESRTDTVIGVPMEMENFKSKTMFTEYEPKIVGGVVLGFDDTIPGHTPVERTKSDPNPARQRLGSNSKRHILMHQKSIDLTPADSGDEDPFSDSAAMQKANIEIPYMLHKRHVMNGTASDEKSESDSGKTISKKAGAVRDLPKLPLKMITDISCFDLSKLSSIDKPSNKLSPDKPKSVSITPMRPKSILSSPSDKPKSILSPTSKLSPTDAKNVVCSFSPTNRSPSKAGSKAPSPDKQPFRSASFDKNRTEIVIEDRTGIKSSSLDKKTSKLSPIEPNVTILSSIEKRSPKVSPTDPNVTIVSVIQKRRTSPSESSKSFASAQRSLDSKVKPLNFADVVGMEMKMKLERKAKSEMEKDSLKTPDDSLEKQDSIEKIPLPEIPKPVATGLEDERFGSEKVEKVSPIDDSSRKTFEGEIVDVDGKQIKDEKQTEQLEPQSQEKKLEKVMDVQLEEKDKEKVKREEKESLPSATTVDVISEKPKVPEKPKTLEKPSIPEKTKRILEKIESKFSEARIAKPKIIDTGFDDFVEPVADLPLDEVPVKPALELDSLKVPEFVPFMSRPHGEPLRSKSLSLAEEKAPIDTLLSPEVENKHFVPDVSPKRAKRAKPEPKKDFKKQSKSLEGDKPPLKKATSKESRVTTPSSKIDKSKLKLGEMPQEIIIIDSTDVAPEVSIVQKGRSKSITRLPEKAYSASKEEKEDSKGGTRAKSASVDDDLIKVTAASGVKSEKTRPKSLGISKSLSSSAERKDSAEKISPKRTIVERSKGGTKSETKSTELKSPTSMKEIVVSKLQQESRALRAKVDSKAETDIEEPRADTDFDTRERETMDAPRPVEDRVVDKKTSYPQDLTQSPVILRKLGQTPVLFARARLGLSEGSGIGALQRQGATQSPTSQRRAKSLDAPVIAVHKLPPATAFSSKDDTVDVSENPDEEKVDEDVPTEAVVPYGGGAVSTTGPPMKPQSIQIEASPNHRSDSTDHTTIPEIFTDSLSVTETSAQYLESPLTESNEIIPNVDLIPYERDALRLDANGKDQKTMLESVKVDEKTKFIDQSSVESGTEQEVVAFDKAVRAEKIDLLSVSKTIEGSIPRPCDQTAIETVSLTKEKLYEHSIVVDESTGKIAEPEISTTVSIETEDEERRQEIKLAKDSKKATERDDLPDVTVTTVTVTREDAGTTAFLRSTTTIDFDDGQDMVKSPIQISIEECSDDEIGGDAEEDDAEEDEEEIVVHSEDERDAQEQEGDENRPLDSADTSEDTLDALDTQVHMRGIDSELSSPDYGVDKMDEKTLVEVELTPEYLEMRREDEDGELAEELPKDEESVEEMMKESPEDVPSANRLTIDKKLRLSSERSRSEETSTWTPDREDPESSSCSIARPLGIGQIQPIVDRREIVAMMKDTRGPGSLEEENSSGSQSGLRHDLNSTWKSFPLESSGSSSNDEGWTGQDENNAVQSQSEDSNGQNEDSFQEDLADFPGSFIYPIGPDILTSCGTFALTRTLSRISERSTTSEQDKSDLEDSFKPSSRSPSLDDESLISSDHQLSLSSDPPSGTPLPSISDDRRTSSELPDIPIDMVSEQEEEAKSPKSGGKPKLQEQSSEDWPSPPSSPVFDPPVVSHVETFYMEIKPEEAVKVTVTDSTETPDQVEHDSDSSDENRTLHDDLHSTFFEDGHSSTSATTVDGTVKIAVKPKSNSHVTGSSHSEDTSMGLSMSEWSSSNNTVRQFCQYSGTKSDDNSLAELGASISDWSGSTTVIPQQHYSSLTPVEKSQSDTTTSDKSVTSMRPNSKCRTADGPPLIGPSSPPLPPPPTTPPLTPPHSMSVSVSVSVSGNMDRRSPFDEHLAMGLPLDGERSSSIGRTIRNEQSNEAKRFIDNQFDEHRLATSRHCDDERQGSVRSTYISPPRITLQNEFDETIDDEFRLMSDDGDAPLPILEEEEELDDQEVASGKQQIGDDRLYDNVPAMKYSGGDQIRMEVGRGDNAEDMHEKYADLALGSRPADDDWSFEEEREETVIQKEKVRSRSTPKFERGFSEPMETGRYHETRSTERPVLVPIRAKSTPYYSTTSLSGESTTSSPPMQIRTQIRTKTMPYSSSKSPQSEGDTSSSMDSPVHTPVHGQIAVRRRRRENLKRRHRVVVDFEVKDGQIISSTDSSFDVATIPPPLLAERSRSDVDDDEDDDDVDNDDDNDGDDDDEYSEAKEMQENRRQQR, encoded by the exons gcAAAAGCTTTAGGCAGAGTGTTATTTGATCAAGTTTGCAAACAGTTACATCTTTTGGAAGCTGATTATTTTGGTTTGGAGTACCAGGAACCTAATGGAACGAAA TATTGGTTAGATTTAGAGAAGCCGGTTTGTAGACAAGTTGGATTATCACTAATAGATCCCATATTAAGATTTTGCGTTAAATTTTATACACCTGATCCAGCACAATTAGAAGAAGAGTTTACAAGATATCTATTTTGTCTTCAAATTAAACGGGATTTAGCCCAAGGTCTATTACAATGCAATGATAATACGGCAGCCTTGATGGCGAGTTATATTGTGCAgg cCGAGTGTGGAGATTATGTGATAGAGGATTATCCAGATCATACGTATTTGTCGACTTATAAATTTGTGCCTCATCAAGATCAAGAACTAGAGCGTCGCATTAtggaaaatcataaaaaacaCGC AGGCCAATCACCGGCAGAAGCAGATCTCAATCTGCTGGAAACAGCACGTCGCTGTGAATTGTACGGGATGAAAATGCATCCAGCTAAA GATCACGAGGGTGTACCGTTGAATCTGGCTGTGGCACATATGGGGATAGTAGTCTTTCAAAATTTCACCAAAATAAATACGTTCAGTTGGGCTAAAATCAGGAAAATCAGCTTTAAAAGGaaacgatttttaattaaacttcatCCAGAGGGTTAC GGTTATTACAAGGATACCGTGGAATTCTTTTTCGAAGGACGCAACGAATGTaaaaatttttggaaaaaatgCGTAGAGAATCATGGATTTTTCCGTTGTTCGGTGGTGAAACGAGTGGTACGACAAAAAACACGAGTTCTTAGTCGTGGCTCGTCATTTAG GTACAGCGGGAAAACTCAGAAGCAAATCGTGGAATTCGTTCGGGACAATTACGTGAAGAGGCAAACGTTTCAAAG GTCCAATTCGTTCCGGCAGACTAGCGGTGGTAGGGCATTGCAGGGCTTGGAGGGGGGAGGCTATCGTGGGGCCACTCCAAGCAGCTCCCTTATGGGCAGCTCCAGCATCTCTGCCCACCCCCTCCTGCCCCTCGGCGATCCTG CTCTGGAAACCCCAGCTCTGTCTCTATCATGCGGCTCGATGACACTGGATTCTCCGACGACTGTGACGAGTGTCTCGATGGGAGGGACGATTCACCGTCGCGAAGACACAGCTACGTCGTTTCGGACACTTACATCCATCGACGTCCATTCCCCGGCCACCCCCAGCCAGGTCCCAGTACCGCGGCAGATGCTTGCTGCCAGCCAGCAACGGATTTCATCAGCAGGTCGTATCAGCCCCTCTAACAGCAGTCCTCCTGAATTTCCCCCACCGCGACCTATGCCTAGACATCCCTGGCAGCGATCGGCCAGTTGCCGCGAGTTGTACGCTTCTAGCTTCGAGGATTCAGGGAAAGCGCGATCGAAGGACGACAAACCTTCCGATGATCCTATATTGGAACCTTTCCGTTTGCCCTCCCAGGGAGAGCTAGACAATCCCGTGACGCGGTACGACGAAAGTAATCGATCGTACAGCGCGGCTAGCTCGAAGTTACCCTCTCTCGATCACGACTCGGTACCCGAGCGTGTCTATAGTAGCTCATACCCGGGAACTTCGTCGCTCTCCACTGAATCTGGCCACGAGGAATCTGGTCCTGCGGGAGATCTCTCTCACGACGATCTTTCGCACGATTCCTACGAACTTTTGGAACGCGAGCACGAATTTGAATATCCGGAATCATATTCGAGTCCGCGGGACGATGACGACGAGAACGAGCCAATGTCCGATAGGAGCGACGAAGGAATCGAGCACGAGATGTTCCAAATGGATTCCGAGACCGATTCCTTTGTGAAACACCGATCGATCAAATCCACCGATAGACAACAATTCAAATCTGTGCTCGCGGACCTCAAGAACGCTAGAACAAAGTCTATCGATCGGTACTCAACCGTTACCGCGAAATCAGACAGTGACTATATCACCGTTGAGTCTCGAATACAACGATCTAGCACTCAAATCGAACGAAAATTCGAGACACGACACGCTAATTCGATagagcaacaacaacaacaacaacaacaacaatctAAACATTCTCTTCCGCATCAGGACTCTGGGAGAAAAGATCCTGTCGTGTTGCAAgtgcaaaaacaaaaaatgtctGTGTTGAACGAGTTGAAAAACTTGAAGCCAAAGTATAAGATCACTCACGTAGATTCGGAGATTTTACGGGATGAGGGTATTATGCGTCCAAAATCTCGGATAGACGACGATTTGAGTCCGGTAGATTCGACCAATAGAACGATCATAGATCAAAGAGCTAGGACAGTCAGAGCACGCAGTATCGCCAGTTTGGAAGACCATATATCACGCGCATACGTAGAAACGGGTAGTTTAGGTCGGGGTTACAAAGGTGCTGGTACAGGTAGTGTTAGTagcggtggtggtggtggtggtgataGTGGTGGTAGGGATCGAAAATCGAGTCGCGAAAGCGAGACGAAGCTCGAGAAAACGTTGGTAAAGTTGCAAGACAAAGAGAGGAGAAGCGTGGaccgagaagagagaaaacgcGTCGAAAGGGATTATTCGAGGGAGTATTCGAGTAAGAAGACGGAAAGAAGCGAGTTGAGAGAACGTCGATCGGTCGAGCGATTGGATTCGCGAGATCGAAAATCGGACATGCACGGTCGTCGTAGCGTCGATCGAATAGACGCAAGAGAATTACGAAGAAGCATCGAGAGGCTGGACGTTCGAGAGAGAAGTTACGAACGGCTGGATTCGAAGGAGAAGTCCTTCCGTCACGGTGATCCTTACGTGTTACGCGGCAAGAGCGTCGATCGATTAGATTGTCAGGAACTTCGAGGTAGCACGGAGTATCTAAACAGAAGTCCGAAAGAAAAGACGGGTCATCGATATTCCGAATCGAGGGAACGTCGAGAGAGAAGCGTGGAACGGTTAGATTCGAAGGAGAAGAGGAGAAGTCCGGGAAGTCGAAGCAATACGGTCGATTACAACCAGAGGCATACGTTGGAACGTTTCGATTCCGGAAACAAAAGCCCGCTCGAACGGCTCAGTGCTGGCAGGGAACATCGTGGAAAAAGCGTCGAGAGATTGGACTCGCAGGAAAAGCCGACGTTTGATTTCGATCCCGTTACGATCGAACGATTGAAGTCGTTGGAGAGGTGCAACAACGTTTCGAAGGACAAAGGATACGATAGAAAAGCGGAGCGAAAGAGCTTCGAAAAGTTGGATTCGCGCGAACGAAGGCACCCAGATCGACTAGATTCGC gaggaggaagaagtcTCGAGCGGATCGAACAGATCTACGATTGGAGAAGAAACAGCATAGAGAGGATCGAGTACAAGGAATCGAGGAAAGGTAAGGGACGAACAGAAAGGGGAAAGTCCGAGGAGAAACCGCGTGAAAGGGACGACTGGAGAAGCTTGGAGAAAGCGCGAAAGGACGAGGAGAAGCGCGAACGAGAACGACAAGCGAGGCTCTCGATAGAGTCGAGGACGGACACGGTGATCGGTGTGCCGatggaaatggaaaattttaaatcgaagACTATGTTTACGGAGTACGAACCGAAGATCGTGGGAGGCGTGGTGCTGGGTTTCGACGACACGATACCCGGTCATACACCGGTCGAACGTACCAAGAGCGATCCGAATCCGGCACGGCAGAGGTTAGGCTCGAACAGTAAACGGCACATACTGATGCATCAGAAATCCATCGACTTAACGCCAGCTGATTCGGGAGACGAAGATCCGTTCTCGGACAGTGCGGCTATGCAAAAGGCGAACATCGAAATACCTTACATGTTGCACAAACGACACGTCATGAATGGTACCGCGTCTGACGAGAAGTCCGAGTCGGATAGCGGGAAAACCATTTCGAAAAAGGCCGGTGCCGTTCGAGATCTTCCCAAGTTGCCTCTGAAAATGATCACGGACATTTCTTGTTTCGATCTGTCTAAGCTGTCCTCGATAGACAAGCCTAGTAACAAGCTCTCGCCTGATAAGCCAAAGAGCGTTTCGATCACGCCCATGCGACCCAAATCGATACTCTCGAGCCCGTCCGATAAACCGAAAAGTATCTTGAGTCCTACGTCGAAGTTATCACCTACCGACGCGAAAAACGTAGTTTGCAGTTTCTCTCCAACGAATAGAAGTCCATCCAAGGCAGGTTCGAAGGCTCCGTCACCAGATAAACAGCCGTTCAGATCCGCGTCGTTCGATAAAAATCGGACGGAAATCGTGATCGAGGATCGAACCGGTATTAAATCGTCCAGTCTCGACAAGAAAACATCGAAATTATCACCGATCGAACCGAATGTCACCATACTATCGTCGATCGAGAAACGCTCGCCCAAGGTGTCTCCCACAGATCCAAATGTAACAATAGTTTCCGTGATACAAAAGAGGAGGACATCACCTTCGGAGTCATCCAAGAGCTTCGCAAGCGCGCAACGGTCGCTCGATTCGAAGGTGAAGCCTTTGAATTTTGCCGACGTGGTTGGAATGGAAATGAAGATGAAACTCGAGCGCAAGGCCAAGTCCGAAATGGAAAAGGACAGTCTGAAAACGCCGGATGATAGTTTGGAGAAGCAAGACAGTATAGAAAAAATACCATTGCCGGAAATTCCTAAACCGGTTGCGACCGGGTTAGAAGACGAGAGATTCGGCTCCGAAAAGGTGGAAAAAGTTTCGCCTATAGACGACTCCTCGCGAAAAACGTTCGAGGGCGAAATCGTTGACGTAGATGGCAAGCAAATTAAAGATGAGAAACAAACTGAACAGTTAGAACCGCAGTCGCAGGAAAAGAAGTTGGAGAAAGTAATGGATGTacaattagaagaaaaagacAAGGAGAAGGTGAAGAGGGAAGAGAAGGAATCTTTACCTTCGGCTACTACCGTTGATGTAATCTCGGAGAAACCCAAAGTTCCGGAAAAACCAAAGACATTGGAGAAACCGAGCATACCGGAAAAAACGAAACGCATCTTGGAGAAGATAGAGTCAAAGTTTTCCGAAGCTAGAATCGCTAAACCGAAGATCATCGATACCGGATTCGACGATTTCGTGGAACCAGTCGCAGATCTGCCTTTGGACGAAGTGCCTGTGAAGCCCGCGTTAGAACTGGACAGCCTTAAAGTTCCTGAATTCGTTCCTTTCATGTCGAGGCCACACGGCGAACCTCTACGCTCGAAATCGTTATCGCTGGCCGAAGAGAAAGCACCGATCGATACTTTGCTCTCGCCGGAAGTCGAGAACAAACACTTTGTTCCGGATGTGTCGCCGAAAAGGGCGAAGAGAGCGAAACCGGAGCCAAAGAAGGATTTCAAGAAACAATCCAAGTCGCTCGAGGGAGACAAGCCTCCTTTGAAGAAAGCGACCTCGAAGGAGTCCCGCGTAACCACGCCCAGCTCAAAGATCGACAAGTCCAAATTGAAGTTGGGAGAGATGCCTCAGGAAATTATCATAATCGATTCGACCGACGTGGCACCGGAGGTAAGCATCGTTCAGAAAGGTAGATCCAAGTCTATCACTCGACTGCCGGAGAAGGCATATTCCGCGTCAaaggaggagaaggaggaCAGCAAAGGAGGTACTCGAGCGAAATCCGCCTCGGTCGACGACGATCTGATCAAAGTTACCGCGGCATCCGGCGTGAAATCCGAAAAAACGAGACCAAAGTCGTTAGGTATTTCAAAGAGTTTGAGTAGCAGCGCCGAAAGAAAGGACTCCGCGGAGAAGATATCGCCAAAGAGAACGATCGTCGAACGGTCGAAAGGTGGCACCAAGTCCGAGACTAAATCGACGGAATTGAAATCGCCTACATCGATGAAAGAAATAGTGGTGTCGAAGTTGCAGCAGGAATCTAGAGCGTTGCGTGCGAAGGTCGATTCGAAAGCGGAAACCGATATCGAGGAGCCGAGGGCCGATACCGATTTCGACACACGAGAGCGCGAGACTATGGACGCGCCCAGACCTGTAGAAGATCGCGTCGTGGATAAAAAGACCTCGTATCCACAGGATTTGACGCAGTCGCCGGTAATATTGCGAAAGCTGGGACAAACGCCCGTTCTATTTGCCCGTGCGCGTCTCGGTCTATCGGAGGGAAGCGGAATCGGTGCATTGCAAAGACAGGGCGCGACGCAGTCTCCGACCTCTCAAAGGCGAGCCAAGTCGTTGGATGCTCCGGTGATAGCGGTGCACAAACTTCCACCGGCGACTGCGTTTTCCAGCAAGGACGACACCGTCGACGTGTCGGAGAATCCAGACGAGGAAAAGGTCGACGAGGATGTGCCGACAGAGGCGGTTGTTCCATATGGCGGCGGTGCCGTCTCCACCACTGGCCCGCCAATGAAACCGCAATCCATTCAGATCGAGGCATCGCCCAACCACAGGTCCGACAGTACCGATCACACCACCATACCAGAGATCTTTACCGATTCCCTGTCTGTTACCGAAACTTCCGCGCAATATCTCGAATCGCCGTTGACGGAAAGCAACGAGATCATACCAAACGTGGATTTGATTCCATACGAGAGAGACGCGCTGCGATTAGACGCGAACGGTAAAGATCAAAAGACGATGTTGGAATCGGTGAAGGTGGACGAGAAAACGAAATTCATCGATCAGAGTTCCGTGGAATCCGGCACCGAACAGGAAGTGGTCGCGTTCGATAAAGCTGTTAGAGCGGAAAAAATCGATCTACTCAGCGTGTCAAAAACCATCGAGGGTTCTATTCCGCGACCATGCGACCAAACAGCGATCGAGACTGTGTCGCTGACGAAGGAGAAACTGTACGAACATTCGATAGTCGTCGACGAGTCGACTGGAAAAATTGCCGAGCCTGAGATTTCCACGACCGTGTCTATCGAAACCGAGGACGAAGAAAGGCGGCAGGAAATCAAGCTCGCCAAGGATTCGAAGAAAGCGACGGAGAGGGACGATCTTCCCGACGTAACGGTGACTACCGTAACCGTTACGCGAGAAGACGCTGGAACGACCGCCTTTCTCAGATCGACGACAACGATCGATTTCGACGACGGACAAGACATGGTAAAGTCGCCGATTCAGATCTCTATCGAGGAGTGTTCCGACGATGAAATCGGTGGTGACGCCGAGGAAGATGATGCAGAGGAGGACGAAGAGGAGATAGTAGTCCATAGCGAGGACGAGCGAGATGCGCAAGAACAGGAAGGCGATGAGAATCGGCCGTTGGATTCGGCGGATACGAGCGAAGATACGCTCGACGCTTTAGATACCCAGGTTCACATGAGAGGTATCGACAGCGAATTGAGCTCACCGGATTACGGAGTCGACAAAATGGACGAGAAGACCTTAGTGGAAGTAGAGTTGACGCctgaatatttagaaatgagAAGAGAGGACGAGGACGGTGAACTAGCCGAGGAACTGCCGAAAGACGAAGAGTCCGTCGAAGAAATGATGAAAGAGTCACCCGAGGATGTTCCGAGCGCGAATCGTTTGACGATCGACAAGAAGCTTAGGTTGAGTAGCGAACGTTCGAGAAGCGAGGAAACCAGTACGTGGACGCCGGATCGCGAAGACCCGGAATCCAGCTCCTGCTCTATAGCTCGACCGTTGGGAATTGGCCAGATCCAGCCGATCGTGGATCGTCGAGAAATCGTCGCAATGATGAAAGACACGCGTGGGCCTGGTTCCTTGGAGGAGGAGAACAGCAGCGGCTCCCAATCGGGACTTAGACACGATTTGAATTCGACTTGGAAGTCCTTTCCCCTGGAAAGCTCTGGAAGTTCGAGCAACGACGAAGGTTGGACAGGTCAAGACGAGAACAATGCTGTTCAGTCTCAGTCCGAGGATAGCAACGGACAGAATGAGGACAGTTTTCAAGAGGATCTTGCCGATTTTCCTGGCAGTTTCATTTATCCGATAGGTCCGGATATTCTAACCAGTTGTGGCACGTTTGCACTCACACGTACGTTATCTAGGATTTCCGAGAGATCCACTACGTCGGAACAGGATAAAAGCGATTTGGAGGACTCGTTCAAGCCTAGTTCAAGATCACCAAGTTTGGACGACGAGTCACTGATATCGAGCGACCATCAACTCTCTCTGTCCTCTGATCCACCATCCGGTACGCCTCTTCCCTCGATTTCCGATGATCGGCGCACATCGTCCGAATTGCCTGATATTCCTATAGACATGGTAAGCGAGCAAGAGGAGGAGGCGAAATCGCCGAAATCGGGTGGGAAGCCGAAGCTGCAGGAACAAAGCTCGGAGGATTGGCCATCTCCGCCTAGTTCGCCCGTGTTCGATCCTCCTGTAGTCAGCCACGTCGAAACCTTTTATATGGAGATCAAGCCTGAGGAGGCGGTCAAGGTAACGGTAACCGACAGCACCGAAACACCGGATCAAGTGGAACACGACAGCGATTCTAGCGATGAGAATCGAACACTGCACGACGATTTGCATTCCACGTTCTTCGAGGACGGTCACAGCTCGACCTCTGCAACCACCGTTGATGGTACTGTAAAGATAGCCGTTAAACCAAAGTCGAACTCCCACGTGACGGGTTCTTCGCACAGCGAAGACACCTCGATGGGTTTGTCGATGTCGGAATGGTCGAGTTCGAACAACACCGTGCGCCAATTTTGCCAATATTCTGGTACCAAATCCGACGACAACTCTCTGGCGGAACTCGGAGCCTCGATCTCGGACTGGTCGGGTAGCACGACCGTCATTCCTCAGCAGCATTACTCCTCGTTGACGCCGGTCGAGAAAAGTCAAAGCGACACAACCACGTCCGATAAAAGCGTGACTAGCATGAGACCGAATTCCAAGTGCAGAACGGCCGATGGTCCTCCGCTCATTGGTCCATCCTCGCCACCGTTGCCGCCACCGCCGACTACGCCTCCATTAACACCGCCCCATTCCATGTCCGTATCTGTTTCCGTTTCCGTATCTGGCAACATGGATCGACGTTCGCCGTTCGACGAGCATCTGGCGATGGGCCTTCCGTTGGATGGCGAACGATCATCATCGATCGGTCGAACGATCAGGAACGAACAGTCGAACGAAGCGAAAAGATTCATCGATAATCAATTCGACGAGCATCGACTGGCGACATCGCGTCACTGCGACGACGAACGGCAAGGTTCCGTACGATCGACGTATATCTCGCCACCTCGAATAACTCTTCAGAACGAGTTCGACGAGACTATCGACGACGAGTTTCGACTAATGTCGGACGACGGTGATGCGCCGCTTCCGATCCtcgaagaggaggaagaacTCGACGACCAGGAGGTTGCGTCAGGGAAGCAACAGATAGGAGACGATCGTTTGTACGACAACGTTCCCGCTATGAAATATTCGGGCGGCGATCAAATCCGAATGGAAGTTGGTCGAGGGGACAACGCCGAGGATATGCACGAAAAATACGCAGATTTGGCGCTCGGTTCCAGACCGGCGGACGACGATTGGTCgttcgaagaagaaagagaggagacGGTCATCCAGAAGGAAAAGGTCCGCAGCAGGTCAACTCCCAAATTCGAACGAGGTTTCTCCGAACCTATGGAAACTGGCAGGTATCATGAAACTAGATCAACCGAGCGACCCGTACTCGTTCCCATCAGAGCGAAGTCGACTCCGTATTATTCGACAACGAGCCTGAGCGGCGAGTCGACCACCTCTAGTCCTCCGATGCAGATCAGGACGCAGATTCGGACGAAAACGATGCCTTACTCGTCCAGCAAAAGTCCCCAGAGCGAGGGTGATACGTCTTCGAGCATGGACAGTCCCGTTCACACGCCTGTTCACGGCCAGATAGCTGTTCGTCGAAGACGACGGGAAAACTTAAAGAGGCGTCATCGAGTAGTGGTGGATTTCGAGGTGAAGGATGGTCAGATTATTTCGAGTACCGACTCAAGCTTCGACGTGGCTACTATTCCGCCACCCTTATTGGCCGAACGTTCGAGGTCCGACGTTGACGATGACGAGGATGACGATGACGTCGACAATGACGACGATAACGATGGTGACGATGACGACGAGTACTCTGAGGCCAAAGAGATGCAGGAGAATCGACGACAACAACGTTGA